One window of Chamaesiphon minutus PCC 6605 genomic DNA carries:
- a CDS encoding RloB family protein: protein MSRNKERQSQSRSDKGFTERILGTRDTIPTFLIVCEGEKTEPNYFKSFPVSTRPEVTIIGASCETVAVVNKAIELMTAKKFDRVWCVFDRDPSKVNNTAHRFREALKIAAKENINVAYSNECFEIWYLLHFHYFNTGVPRSDYKKKLTKLLGCDYEKNSDDMYVKLEDKQTQAIKHAKNLLASYDPHEPENDNPATTVHLLVEELNRYIR, encoded by the coding sequence ATGTCTAGGAATAAAGAGCGTCAATCGCAATCACGTTCGGACAAAGGTTTTACAGAAAGAATCTTGGGTACTAGAGATACCATTCCGACTTTTCTGATTGTCTGTGAAGGCGAAAAAACTGAGCCAAATTATTTTAAAAGTTTTCCCGTCAGTACTAGACCAGAAGTTACTATTATTGGGGCTAGCTGCGAAACAGTTGCGGTAGTCAATAAGGCGATCGAGTTAATGACAGCTAAAAAATTCGATCGAGTATGGTGTGTATTCGATCGAGATCCATCTAAGGTTAATAATACTGCACATAGGTTTAGAGAAGCATTGAAAATAGCGGCCAAGGAAAATATTAATGTAGCCTATTCCAATGAGTGCTTTGAAATTTGGTATTTATTACATTTTCACTATTTTAATACTGGCGTGCCGAGAAGTGATTATAAGAAAAAGCTGACTAAATTACTAGGCTGCGATTATGAGAAAAATAGTGATGATATGTATGTCAAGCTTGAAGATAAACAAACTCAAGCAATCAAGCACGCTAAAAACCTATTAGCCAGTTACGATCCGCACGAGCCGGAAAACGATAATCCTGCTACCACCGTTCATCTCCTGGTTGAAGAATTGAATCGATACATTCGTTGA
- a CDS encoding AAA family ATPase, with amino-acid sequence MIEFSVGNYRSFKDVVTFSMVAAPIQHEDETTDLNNVFAIAKDISLLKSAAIYGANASGKSNLVRAIAFMRTFVLNSAVGRRVKEPIDTEIYRLSKDTEAEPSYFEIIFAIGTTRYRYGFEVDRLCVRSEWLYQTSISTEFELFSREGKEIYVSQKFIEGQDLVKKTRDNALFLSVVSQFNGSISTEIIDWFDRKLITISELEDESKYIEMSDEILMGDYRKQDLRSIVTGFDLGIVGLELITIPPDDVGDDTFFDIKTTRWKYDVDGSKLSLEEFNIDKEESAGTQKLYRLAGLLIIALEQGRILIIDELDGRLHPLVTSAIVKLFNSPKTNSENAQLIFTTHDTNLLSSNLFRKDQIWFTEKNRYGATDLYSLAEYKIPDRASFEQDYIAGKYGAVPFIGDLSRLLGKK; translated from the coding sequence TTAGCATGGTTGCGGCACCAATTCAACATGAAGACGAAACGACAGATCTAAATAATGTATTTGCGATCGCAAAGGACATCAGTTTATTAAAAAGTGCCGCCATCTATGGTGCCAATGCTAGCGGCAAAAGTAATTTGGTTCGAGCCATCGCTTTCATGCGGACTTTTGTGCTTAACTCTGCGGTAGGTAGAAGAGTTAAAGAGCCGATCGATACGGAAATCTACAGATTAAGTAAAGATACTGAAGCCGAACCGTCCTATTTTGAAATTATATTTGCGATCGGTACAACTAGATATCGCTATGGCTTTGAAGTCGATCGTCTTTGTGTCAGATCGGAATGGTTATATCAGACATCAATAAGTACCGAATTTGAACTGTTCTCACGGGAGGGAAAGGAAATTTACGTATCACAAAAATTCATAGAAGGACAAGATCTAGTTAAGAAAACAAGAGATAATGCATTGTTCTTGTCTGTCGTATCTCAATTCAATGGTAGCATATCTACAGAAATTATCGATTGGTTCGATCGAAAATTAATTACAATTTCTGAATTAGAAGATGAATCTAAGTACATAGAGATGTCTGATGAAATCCTCATGGGAGATTATCGCAAGCAAGATCTAAGAAGTATTGTGACTGGCTTTGACCTTGGAATAGTCGGTCTTGAATTAATTACAATTCCACCTGACGATGTAGGCGACGACACATTTTTTGACATAAAAACCACTCGTTGGAAATATGATGTAGATGGAAGCAAACTATCTTTGGAGGAATTTAATATTGATAAAGAAGAATCTGCTGGCACTCAAAAACTGTATCGGTTAGCAGGACTATTAATTATTGCTTTAGAACAAGGAAGAATATTAATTATTGACGAATTAGATGGGAGGTTGCATCCGTTGGTTACTAGTGCGATTGTTAAGCTGTTTAATTCTCCTAAAACTAATTCAGAGAATGCTCAATTAATATTTACAACTCATGATACAAACTTGCTGAGTAGCAATCTGTTTCGGAAAGATCAAATTTGGTTTACGGAAAAGAATCGTTATGGAGCCACGGATTTGTACTCCCTAGCCGAATATAAGATTCCAGATCGAGCTAGCTTCGAGCAAGATTATATTGCGGGAAAATATGGTGCAGTGCCGTTTATTGGTGACTTGAGTCGGTTATTGGGTAAAAAATAA